The proteins below are encoded in one region of Limnochorda pilosa:
- a CDS encoding ABC transporter ATP-binding protein codes for MDLLVFKDLTYELSDGGRRIVVSGAVAEGGLLLVRGPSGSGKTTLLRVLARLRRRESGDVRLRQQPVDQVPPALWRRHVHYVAQRPVAFQGSVLENIMLPYALGIRRGESPPSEETARETLESVLLDSNMMAQDARTLSGGELARVALVRAVLARPSILLLDEPTGALDAEAREAVVALLDRWVNGETGRGLVLVSHTDDAERFSRATIVELAGRRERRAGELGCGADQ; via the coding sequence ATGGATCTGCTTGTCTTCAAGGATCTCACCTACGAACTGAGTGACGGGGGCAGGCGAATCGTCGTGTCCGGAGCGGTGGCGGAGGGCGGCCTCTTGCTCGTTCGAGGCCCCTCGGGTTCCGGCAAGACGACGCTGCTCCGGGTCTTGGCCCGACTGAGACGCCGCGAGAGCGGCGACGTACGGCTTCGCCAGCAGCCCGTGGATCAGGTGCCACCTGCTCTGTGGCGGCGGCACGTCCACTACGTAGCCCAACGACCGGTCGCCTTCCAAGGCAGCGTCTTGGAAAACATCATGCTCCCCTACGCGCTGGGGATTCGCCGGGGAGAATCCCCACCGAGTGAAGAGACTGCTCGCGAAACGTTGGAGTCGGTCCTCCTGGACTCCAACATGATGGCACAGGACGCACGCACGCTTTCGGGTGGGGAGTTGGCGCGCGTGGCGCTCGTGAGAGCCGTTCTCGCACGACCGTCGATACTTCTTCTGGATGAACCGACGGGCGCGCTCGACGCGGAAGCACGGGAAGCCGTCGTGGCACTCCTCGACCGGTGGGTGAACGGCGAGACCGGACGTGGGCTGGTGTTGGTCTCCCACACGGATGACGCGGAACGCTTCTCTCGAGCGACGATCGTGGAGCTGGCAGGACGGAGGGAGAGGAGAGCTGGTGAACTCGGGTGTGGTGCCGATCAGTGA
- a CDS encoding ATP-binding protein, with the protein MLPRTAEPTVRHLAHGYPVVAVTGPRQSGKTTLARHAFPERPYVSLEDPDQREFAMDDPRGFLAQYPDGAILDEAQRCPQLFSYLQTRVDHDPRPGRFILTGSQQFHLTEGITQSLAGRVAMVVLLPFTLGELQGAGRAPSSLEELLFEGLYPPVHDRHLDAHVWYTNYVGTYVERDVRLMVNVRDLTTFQRFVRLCAGRTGQLLNLSALADDAGIAHNTARAWLSVLQASYIVHLLPPHHQSFNKRLVKTPKLYFLDPGLAAWLLGVQEAAQLAAHPLRGALFETWVLSELLKARFNRGLASNLFFWRDRSGHEVDVLIERGDALIPVEVKPGQTVSRDAFAALERWRALAGDTAGPGWLVYGGDRSQERGGFRVLPWREVAQVGGP; encoded by the coding sequence ATCCTTCCCCGGACCGCGGAACCGACCGTAAGACACCTGGCCCACGGCTACCCCGTGGTGGCCGTCACGGGACCCCGGCAGTCCGGAAAGACGACGCTTGCCCGCCACGCCTTCCCGGAGAGGCCGTACGTCTCCCTGGAGGATCCGGACCAGCGGGAGTTCGCCATGGACGATCCCCGCGGGTTCCTCGCCCAGTATCCCGACGGCGCGATCCTGGACGAGGCGCAGCGCTGCCCCCAGCTCTTCTCGTATCTCCAGACCCGGGTGGACCACGATCCCCGCCCCGGACGCTTCATCCTCACCGGATCCCAGCAGTTCCACCTCACCGAGGGGATCACTCAGAGCCTGGCCGGGAGGGTGGCCATGGTGGTGCTGCTCCCCTTCACCCTTGGCGAGCTGCAGGGAGCGGGGCGGGCCCCCTCCTCCCTGGAGGAGCTGCTCTTCGAGGGACTCTACCCGCCGGTCCATGACCGGCACCTCGACGCCCACGTGTGGTACACGAACTACGTGGGTACGTACGTCGAGCGCGACGTGCGCCTGATGGTGAACGTGCGCGACCTCACCACCTTCCAGCGGTTCGTCCGCCTCTGTGCCGGGCGCACGGGGCAGCTCCTCAACCTCTCGGCGTTGGCCGACGACGCAGGCATCGCCCACAACACCGCCCGGGCCTGGCTCTCGGTGCTCCAGGCAAGCTACATCGTTCACCTCCTGCCGCCACACCACCAGAGCTTCAACAAGCGCCTGGTGAAGACCCCGAAGCTCTACTTCCTGGATCCAGGCCTTGCGGCGTGGCTCCTCGGCGTCCAGGAAGCGGCCCAGCTTGCCGCCCACCCCCTGCGGGGAGCCCTCTTCGAAACCTGGGTCCTTTCGGAGCTGCTGAAGGCGCGCTTCAACCGGGGGCTCGCCTCGAACCTCTTCTTCTGGAGAGACCGCAGCGGACACGAGGTGGACGTGCTCATCGAACGGGGCGACGCCCTGATCCCCGTGGAGGTCAAGCCCGGGCAGACCGTGAGCCGGGACGCCTTCGCGGCCCTCGAGCGCTGGCGCGCGCTCGCGGGCGACACTGCTGGACCGGGATGGCTGGTCTACGGCGGCGACCGGAGCCAGGAGCGGGGCGGCTTCCGGGTGCTGCCGTGGCGCGAGGTGGCCCAGGTGGGCGGGCCCTGA